The Mustela erminea isolate mMusErm1 chromosome 18, mMusErm1.Pri, whole genome shotgun sequence genome has a window encoding:
- the MNT gene encoding max-binding protein MNT: MSIETLLEAARFLEWQAQQQQRAREEQERLRLEREREQEQKKASSLARLAHALPVEEPRIEAPPLPLSPPAPPPAPPPPLPTPTPLTVIPIPVVTNSPQPLPPPPPLPPAAQPLPLAPRQPALVSTPGLSIKESAPLPTRPQVPNPTPLLPDSKTTLASTGSPKPLQPLPTPILTIAPHPGVQPQLAPQQPPPPTLGTLKLAPAEEVKSSEQKKRPGGIGTREVHNKLEKNRRAHLKECFETLKRNIPNVDDKKTSNLSVLRTALRYIQSLKRKEKEYEHEMERLAREKIATQQRLTELKHELSQWMDVLEIDRVLRQTGQPEDDQASTSTASEGEDNIDEDMEEDQAGLGPPKLNHRPHPELPKPPPSAAPAPLPPHPHPHPQPVALSPVHLPGQQPPPPQKTPLPAPPPPAAAPAQTLVPAPAHLVAAAGAGSTVIAHTATTHASVIQTVNHVLQGPGGKHIAHIAPSAPSPAVQLAPATPPIGHITVHPATLNHVAHLGSQLPLYPQPVAVSQPVAVSHIAHTLSHQQVNGTAGLGPPATVMAKPAVGAQVVHHPQLVGQTVLNPVTMVTMPSFPVSTLKLA; the protein is encoded by the exons ATGAGCATAGAGACGCTACTGGAGGCGGCCCGCTTCCTGGAATGGCAAGCGCAGCAACAACAGAGAGCACGTG AGGAGCAGGAGCGGCTTCGCTTGGAgcgggagagggagcaggagcagaagaAGGCCAGCAGCCTGGCCAGGCTGGCCCATGCCCTGCCTGTGGAGGAGCCCCGCATTGAAGCACCACCCCTACCTCTGTCCCCACCAGCACCCcctccagcacccccacccccacttcccacccccaccccactgactGTCATTCCTATTCCAGTAGTGACCAACtctcctcagcccctgcccccgcccccaccactgcctcctgCAGCCCAGCCTTTGCCTCTGGCACCTCGCCAGCCAGCCCTGGTTAGCACCCCTGGACTCAGCATTAAGGAGTCTGCTCCCTTGCCCACTAGGCCACAGGTGCCCAATCCCACTCCCCTGCTGCCAGACTCCAAGACCACCCTTGCATCCACTGGCAGTCCCAAGCCTTtgcagcccctccccacacccatccTGACCATAGCACCTCACCCTGGAGTTCAGCCCCAGCTGGCCCCCCAGCAGCCACCCCCACCCACTCTTGGGACCCTGAAGTTGGCACCAGCGGAAGAAGTCAAATCCAGCGAACAGAAGAAGAGGCCTGGGGG GATCGGAACCAGAGAAGTACACAACAAATTGGAGAAGAACAG GAGGGCCCATCTGAAGGAATGCTTTGAGACCCTAAAGCGCAACATCCCCAACGTGGACGACAAGAAGACGTCGAATCTGAGTGTGCTGCGGACGGCGCTGCGGTACATCCAG TCtctgaagaggaaggagaaggaatacGAGCATGAGATGGAGCGGCTGGCGAGGGAGAAGATTGCTACCCAGCAGCGGTTGACAGAGCTCAAGCATGAGCTGAGCCAGTGGATGGACGTGCTGGAGATCGACCGTGTGCTCCGGCAGACTGGCCAGCCCGAGGACGACCAGGCCTCCACCTCCACGGCCTCTG AGGGTGAGGACAACATAGACGAGGATATGGAGGAGGACCAGGCTGGCCTGGGCCCACCTAAACTGAATCATCGCCCCCACCCGGAGCTGCCGAAGCCCCCGCCCAGTGCTGCCCCTGCACCTCTGCCTCCCcatccacacccccacccccagcctgtggCCCTGTCTCCCGTCCACCTGCCTGGGCAGCAGCCACCGCCACCACAGAAGACACCACTgccggcccctcctcccccagcggCTGCCCCTGCCCAGACGCTGGTGCCGGCTCCAGCCCATCTAGTGGCGGCAGCTGGCGCGGGCTCCACGGTCATCGCCCACACAGCCACCACCCACGCCTCAGTCATCCAGACTGTGAACCACGTTCTTCAGGGGCCAGGCGGCAAGCACATCGCCCACATCGCCCCCTcggcccccagccctgctgtgCAGCTGGCCCCCGCCACACCCCCCATCGGCCACATCACCGTGCACCCTGCCACCCTCAACCACGTGGCCCACCTCGGCTCCCAGCTGCCCCTGTATCCGCAGCCCGTGGCGGTGAGCCAGCCTGTGGCGGTGAGCCACATTGCCCACACCCTCTCACACCAGCAAGTGAATGGCACAGCTGGGCTGGGGCCCCCGGCCACTGTCATGGCGAAGCCAGCTGTGGGGGCTCAGGTGGTGCACCACCCCCAGCTGGTGGGCCAGACAGTGCTCAACCCTGTGACTATGGTCACCATGCCCTCCTTCCCAGTCAGCACGCTCAAGCTGGCTTGA